GCCCCGACGCTACCGCGCGAAGGTGAAGGCTTCGTGAAGCCCGGTTGATTTCTTCCTCATTCGGATCCGCGGAGGGAAGGCGCCCGATCGGCCCTTGCGGCCGTTCCCCGGCTGTGACATGATGCCGGGGTCGAATCCAACGCCTTCGGAGCGCAGACCATGGACCTGCTCAAGATTCGTCCGCCCCGGCGACCCGTGCTCGCCTTCTCGATCCTCGGCATGCTCGCCGCCTGCTCCGCTCCCGCCCGCCCGTCCGATCCCGCGTGCCGGCCCGTGCGCGAGGAAGGGCTGCGGAACACCCACGAGATGTCCCCGGGCGTCTTCCGCGGCGGGCAGCCCTCCTTGGAAGGACTCCAGGCCCTGGAGAGCCGAGGAGTGCGCACCGTCATCAACCTGCGCGCCGAGGCGCCGGAAGCGGATTCCGGCTCGGGTCTCAAAGTCGTCCATGTGCCCCTGAAATCCTGGAAGGCGGATCATGAAACGATCGTCGCTTTCCTTCGGGCCGCCGTGGAGGCCCGCAAGGAGGGCGGCTGCTTCTTTCACTGAAGCGGCGGCTCCAACCGCGCCGGCGTGATGGCGGCGGTCTACCGCGTGGCGGTGGAAGGATGGAGCCGGGAGGAGGCGCTCCGGGAAATGCGGGACGGCGGATTCGGCTTCGACGCGCCCTGGGCCGAGGTGGAGGCCTACTTCGCGGGTCTGGATTTCGATCGAATCCGGCGGGACGCGGGGCTGCGCTGATCCGAAGCGCGTCGCAACCGGGAAGGGGCGTGCGTGTTGAATCCGTGGAAACGATGAAGGAGCCCCCATGAAAGCCTGGCTCGGACTCGTCGGCCTTCTGGCGACCCTCGGAGCCGCGCCGGCCGCCGAGGAACGCCCCAACGTCGTGCTCTTCCTGGCCGACGACCTGGGCTGGGGGGACCTCGGATGCTACGGCCATCCGGTCGTGCGGACGCCGAACCTGGACGCCTTCGCGCGTCAGGGAATGCGCCTCACGCAGTGCTACGCGGCCAGCGCCGTCTGTTCGCCTTCGCGATCGGCGCTCCTGACCGGACGGACGCCCCACCGCAACGGCGTCTACACCTGGATCGCCGAAGGCTCGGACGTCCACCTGCGCTCCGGCGAGCTCACGATCGCCCGGCTTCTTCGGGAACGCGGGTACGCCACCGCCCATGCGGGCAAATGGCACCTCAACGGCAAGTTCAACGACCCCGCGCAGCCGCAGCCCGGCGACCACGGATACGACTGGTGGCTGGCCACGCAAAACAACGCCGCGCCCAGCCACAAGAACCCGACCAACTTCGTCCGCAACGGCCGGCCGGTCGGCCGCCTGGAAGGTTTCTCCGCGCTTCTGGTGGTCCGGGAGGCGATCGAGTGGCTCCGGAACGGAAGGGACCCGAAGAAGCCCTTCTTCCTGACGGTCTGGACCCACGAGCCGCATCTGCCCATCGAATCGGATCCCCGCTTCATGGAGCCCTACGCCGCGATCGAGGACGAGGGGATCCGCCAGCACCACGGCAACATCACGCAGCTCGACCACGCCTTCGGGCTGCTCATGAAAGCGCTGGACGATCTGGGCGTGGCGGACAACACGCTGGTCTTCTTCACGTCCGACAACGGGCCCGAGGGGGACGGCCGCCGAGGACGCACGCGCGGCTCGACGGGCGGCCTGCGGGGCCGGAAGCGCTCGATGTACGAAGGCGGGATCCGCGTTCCCGGCCTCGTCCGCTGGCCCGGCCGGATTCCGGCGGGAGCGACCGGCGACCGGCCCGTCATCGGCTCGGACTTTTTCGCCACCGTCTGCGCCGCGACCGGAACGCCGCCGCCGAAGGATCGCACGATCGACGGCGTGGACGTCCTTCCTCTTCTGACGGGACGCGGCCCGGTGGAGCGGCCGATTCCGCTCTACTGGAGGCTGGGCATGGCGCCGGACGGCCTGCAGGTCGCGATGCGCCGCGACGCCTGGAAGATCCTGGCGTCGGAGGATCTTTCGCGGTTCGAGCTTTACAACCTGGAGGAAGACCCGGGGGAATCGCGGGAGCTTTCCGCCCGCGAACCGGAACGCTTCGAGGCCATGAAGAAGGAGCTGGTGGAGCTTCACCGGTCGATCGAAGCGGAAGGCCCCGACTGGTGGAAGCGCTACTCGAAAAGCGGCGGTCTGCCCGTGCGGAGGAACGACTGACCGGGCGGCGCGGGTGTGCGGACTTCATCCGCTCAGCCACCCGACCGCCAGGCGTCCGGCCGCGCCCGCGGCGAGGCCCGCCAGAACGCTCCCTCCGGCGTACGCGAGAAAGAGCCGTCCTTCTTTCATCCGCAGGAGGTGTTCGGCCTCGCCGCCGTACGCCGAAAAGGTGGTGAACCCGCCCAGGATTCCCGTCATGAGGAAAGTCCGCGCGCTTTCGGGGAGGCCGCCTCCCGATTCGGCGAGGGACATCAAAGCGCCCATGGCGAAGCAACCGGTCACGTTGACGGCGAAGGTGCCCCAAGGGAAGGGCCCCTTCGCGCGGCGATGGATCCAGGCCCCGACGGCATAGCGGAGGACGCCCCCGATCCCCGCTCCCGCGAAGATCCCCAGCGCCCTCGAAAACGCCTCTCCGAACGTCATTCGGAAAGCTCCTCTTTCAGGGGGGCCGGGCGCTCCAGACGCTGGACGACGGCGCGGCCGGCCCAGACGGCGGCGGGTCCCGAGAAAACGCATGCGGCGGCGTACAGAATCCCCAGGCCGGGATGCCCCTGCCTCAGAAGGGCGTCCACTTCGCCGCCGAAGGACGAGAAGGTCGTATAGCCCCCGAGAAAGCCCACCATGAGAAAGAGCCGCGGACCGAAGGCAGGCCCGCCGCGGCCCTGAACAATCCTCAGAAGCCCGCCCATCGCGAGGCAACCGGTGACGTTGACGGTGAAGGTGGCCCAGGGAAAAGGCCCGGGAAGGAGGGAGCCGACCAGAAGACCGGCGGCCCAGCGGGCGACCCCGCCGAGTCCGGCGCCGGCGAAGACGAGGAAGCTTCTCTTCATTGTCGGGGCCGCCTCCGGCGCATGGTCTAAGATGCCTCCTTCCGGCGGGAATGCGACGGATCCGCTCCTCGGATGGCCTTGAGGCCGAGCCTCCAGAGCACGCCCGCGCCGAGGATCGAGGCGCCGACCGCCAGGGAACGGAGCGGAACCGAGGCCGCCAGGGTCAGGCAGAAGAGGAGGCCGGCGAAGGGGACGATCGGATGGACGAGCCTTTCGTCCCGTCGCAGGCGCAGGGCGGAAAGGTTCGTCAGCCCGTAATACACCAGGATGGTGAACGCGCTCACCGAGACGAGTCCGACGATGCTTCCCAGCGCGACCAGGATTCCGACGGCCAGGCCGGTGAAGAGGACGGCCGCCGCGGGTCCCGCCTCGGCGCGGACGCGGGCCAGCGGGGAAGGCAGATCGCCGCCCCGGGCCATGGCGAAGGCCATTCGGGAGATGCCGAGCACCAGGTTGAGGAAGACCGCCCCCATGGCGGTCGCGGCGCCCACGGAGAGGGCCGTCTTGACCGCGGGCGTCCCGGCGGCCGCCTCGAGCGGCGCGCCCCCGTGGGCCGCCGCGGCGAACGCCTCCGCGCCGATCGCGCCCACGGCGGTGGCCGTCACGGCAAGGTAGAGGAGCGCCGTCAAGGCGAGCGCGGCGACGAGGGCGCGGGGGATGTTTCTCTTCGGGTCGTCGATCTCTTCGCCGAGCGTGGCGATCCGGCCGTAGCCGGCGTAGGCCACGAAGAGAAGCGACGCCGCGGAGAGAATGCCGCCGGCGCCGCGAGGGGCGAAAGGGGTGAAGCGGTCCAGGGACACCCGCGGGGCTTCGGCGACGATGAAGGCGACCAGCGAGGCCACCGTCACGGCGACGAGGGCGAGGTTCACGGCGCCCGCCCTCCGCAGGGGGCGCAGTCCCAGCAGCGTCGTCCCCGCGACGAGGAGAGCGCTCACGGCGAGCGGCGGGATGGGCGCGAGTTTGGCCACGTAGGCTCCGAACCCCAGGGCGGTGGCGGCGGCGCTGGTCGTCTTGGCGGCCAGGAAGAGCCATCCGGCCAGGAATCCGGCCCACGGGGAGAGGCGGCGGCCGGCGTATTCATAGGTCCCGCCGCTGCGGGGGTGAACGGCGGCGAGCTCGGCGGACGAAAGGCCGTTGCAGGTCGCCGCCAGGCCGGCCAGCGCGAGGCTCACCAGGACGGCCGGTCCGGCCAGGCCGGTGGCGACGCCCGTATAGACGAAGACGCCCGTGCCCACCATCGCTCCGAGGCCGAATCCGACCGCCGCCGGGAGGCCGACGGTGCGAGCCAGCTCGGGGGGGCGCGTTCCGGAATCCGGCATGTCGTCCGAGATGATAGGGCCGAAAGATACGGGACGTCCAGAGCGGGGCCGGGGGCGTGCGGTTTCTTGCGAGGGCTCGGAGTATGGGGCGAGGACCGGTCTTTCCGGGAGGCCGTATAGGGATGGTGCGCCGCGAGGGACTCGAACCCACGACCCGCTGATTAAGAAACGCGTCGAGCCCTAAATCGCAAGTCTCTCGGAATCAGACAACTTCCCGGGCCTCAGCGACTTAGCCCGATTGTGGCCTTTGTGAGGATTGTGTCCAAACGGCCGTTTTTGGCCCCGCTATGGACACATTTTGGTCACACGTCCGTGAAATCGTGAATGGTCCGGCTGCGCCTCGAATCCATTGACGTTCGGGCGGGACTGCGGCTTCAGACTTGTATAGGGATCGCTCTTTGACAACCGGAA
The window above is part of the Planctomycetota bacterium genome. Proteins encoded here:
- a CDS encoding sulfatase-like hydrolase/transferase translates to MKAWLGLVGLLATLGAAPAAEERPNVVLFLADDLGWGDLGCYGHPVVRTPNLDAFARQGMRLTQCYAASAVCSPSRSALLTGRTPHRNGVYTWIAEGSDVHLRSGELTIARLLRERGYATAHAGKWHLNGKFNDPAQPQPGDHGYDWWLATQNNAAPSHKNPTNFVRNGRPVGRLEGFSALLVVREAIEWLRNGRDPKKPFFLTVWTHEPHLPIESDPRFMEPYAAIEDEGIRQHHGNITQLDHAFGLLMKALDDLGVADNTLVFFTSDNGPEGDGRRGRTRGSTGGLRGRKRSMYEGGIRVPGLVRWPGRIPAGATGDRPVIGSDFFATVCAATGTPPPKDRTIDGVDVLPLLTGRGPVERPIPLYWRLGMAPDGLQVAMRRDAWKILASEDLSRFELYNLEEDPGESRELSAREPERFEAMKKELVELHRSIEAEGPDWWKRYSKSGGLPVRRND
- a CDS encoding CrcB family protein, with the translated sequence MTFGEAFSRALGIFAGAGIGGVLRYAVGAWIHRRAKGPFPWGTFAVNVTGCFAMGALMSLAESGGGLPESARTFLMTGILGGFTTFSAYGGEAEHLLRMKEGRLFLAYAGGSVLAGLAAGAAGRLAVGWLSG
- a CDS encoding CrcB family protein; amino-acid sequence: MKRSFLVFAGAGLGGVARWAAGLLVGSLLPGPFPWATFTVNVTGCLAMGGLLRIVQGRGGPAFGPRLFLMVGFLGGYTTFSSFGGEVDALLRQGHPGLGILYAAACVFSGPAAVWAGRAVVQRLERPAPLKEELSE
- a CDS encoding APC family permease is translated as MPDSGTRPPELARTVGLPAAVGFGLGAMVGTGVFVYTGVATGLAGPAVLVSLALAGLAATCNGLSSAELAAVHPRSGGTYEYAGRRLSPWAGFLAGWLFLAAKTTSAAATALGFGAYVAKLAPIPPLAVSALLVAGTTLLGLRPLRRAGAVNLALVAVTVASLVAFIVAEAPRVSLDRFTPFAPRGAGGILSAASLLFVAYAGYGRIATLGEEIDDPKRNIPRALVAALALTALLYLAVTATAVGAIGAEAFAAAAHGGAPLEAAAGTPAVKTALSVGAATAMGAVFLNLVLGISRMAFAMARGGDLPSPLARVRAEAGPAAAVLFTGLAVGILVALGSIVGLVSVSAFTILVYYGLTNLSALRLRRDERLVHPIVPFAGLLFCLTLAASVPLRSLAVGASILGAGVLWRLGLKAIRGADPSHSRRKEAS